The segment cGTCATCATATAAGATCGCCATTACCGAAAACACGAGTGGCATAAATTACACAAGTAGCACAGCTGTTAACATCGAAAGAGCGAgagattattttttcttcaaaatactAAAAATTAAGATAAATCAGAATTCACCGATTCAACTTACCACTGTTAGGCTAAATTTCGTTGAATTCTTTCCCGCCTTTCCTGCTAATTCAGACTTGTCCAGGAGTTGGATAGCCATGGGGTCCATTTCTTCTATTTTGACAGGCTTGTTGTGTAGAACTTTCTCTACAGGTTTCGAAACTCCGAAAGGTGCCATTATGATATGAATTAAGCACAACAATTGCGAAGAAGAACTGAACAAAGAAAAGTGAGAGACCTCCATGTCACAAAGGTATATATACGACAGAACAcgacaaaatgaaaaatacgtccgaTTTCAGGgacaaatgaaatttataacTGATTTCCTAACACCCGGGGACACCGTCAGCCACAGTGGACAATTACCAACATTTATAGAGACGCAGTATTCATTGTACGGAATATACTGATTGTAGATGAAATAATGTTATTGATAATTCATAGAATGCTGGAatttcaatattgataaaaccCCGTGATCCGGGGAAGAGGAAATATCGGCAGAATCATGCCAGCATTTGATCAATCTGTAAACGTTAGGGGATGCCTCATTCCGACAATTAAGAAAATTAAATTGAACAGACAAACCTAGTAAAAATCCCATGAGACATCGTCTACGGCAAATCTACCATCGAAATGACTGTGCTTGTATCCGCATCCTTTGTAATAAACGGCCATCTTGGTACCGGCATTTATGCTTTGTAATAACGAAAAGATTAGGTACGCATTTTGCCATAAACCTTGTGATTACTGTCTTCGTAGTTTTTGTGGCATTTAATCTAATGTTGCACGTTATTTCGTGCTGTAATTAATTTTATGATAACATCGTTTGATTACAGggttaaaataaatgaaatgattcaACCTATTTCAGGACTATGGAATCTCATTTCTACCCATAGACCTTAGAAGGTGATGGGGGTGATTTAATGATCCAATAAATTATATCAAATTACAATACGTGTGTAGGAGTCTCTATAGAAtttaaaagttgttaattaAGAAACTTGGCGTTCTTGTCctcaaaaagtttaaatctATCCGTTAACTACTAGCAGAGAGAGAGTCTGGGATGACTGTGCGGGTTTTGATTCTCACCAGTTAGAAAAAGTTCAGTTATTGGCTGCCAGGTTAGTAACTGGTCTTCCAATTTTCGCCTCATTAGATTCACTTTATTTTGAAACTGGGTGGGAACCCCTTTCTGATAGAAGACAAATAGCTAAATtaacaaatatgtttaaaatctATGACAATTTAGTTCCCCaatatctgaaagaaatttGCCCAAATACTCGCAGAAATTTATCATCATATGATACCCGTAATTCTAGCGACTACACACTGACTAGATGCAGACTTGAGTTATATAAAAAGTCATTTATTCCCGACACAGTTAGGAAATGGAACTTGCTGAGTACAGAAATAAAGGAGATAACTTCaattgataaattaaaaaaaacacattaaaataaCACCCTCAAAACCACCTTTATACTATTCATATGGCCAGCGATATGTTAATATTATTCATACCAAATTAAGACATTCTTGCATTTTAAATAATGATCTTTTTGGAAAAAACATCATTGCCTCTCCAAATTCATCATTTCTTTTTTGCATGCAAAAGATACACTCAAGCAAGAAATTGTTTTTTCAATGAACTGTTTCAGCTAAATGATATTGCTATTGTCGATACCCAACTTTTATTATggggaaatgaatatttttcaaatggtgtaaatttttatattttcagagcAATTCAGAAGTTTATTAAAAACTCTAACAGATTTTAATCGGACctaaatatcataattttaaaatatgttttgcatTTTATGCCTGATTATGTACTTACATGAACCTAAACATTCattgtatattatcataattgtacattatatctaatattatattttctgtggcacgacaatctttatttgtacatgtatagcataatatattttgtatacgggagaggctgtctaagttgctagaacttgtaaccaatccttttgtatattcatacaataaaatatgttcaaatcagtcaaatcagagagagagagagagagagagagagagagagagagagagagagagagagagagagagatgaaaaagagagagagagaattccACGAATTAGTAGCATGCTGTAGTAAACAATATCCAATTTCCTCTAATAGCAATTCCTTCAATTATTCATTGCAGTCAGTGTGTGATATTCAATGGACTAGAGATTTCCCTCATTGTCCGAGTGTCAATCAGAAAATGCTATCCTCTGCTTATTaacaaaatcaattttattatgaaaatttgctgatgtataaataaaacattggaCTTCAGTACTgcattattacatttttctgtacatgtataagcaccGTCACTTGTCAGCAACAGAGTCGCTGGGtgttttcaaagtttttcaGACTCAGCAACAAGGCCGCTCCAATCACCAATAACTTTTCTGGGGCTCTCATCTTCTTCAAAACTGAAAAGACGTATTTAAAGCTGAATAGGATTTTACTGAATGAAGACAAGGCGACACCAGAAGTAACTTCAAAGTCGATAAATAGTGTATCCCAAGTTTCACCCAGTCGTTCATCAAGTTTGGTGTTCTTGTCCTCAAAAAGTTAAAATGTATCTGTTAACTACCAgcggtgagagagagagagagagagagagagagagagagagagagagagagagagaattctaccaattatttaattcaatttgaGGCCCAATTTAATTTGCACAGGTCAGCTTACCCAACGCAACTGAATCTAGGGGGGTCCACTGCACAATGCGATTTTTCTTTCACAACTTTCGGTTGTGCAGTAGATCAATTGGTGCCTGTGAATGACTTTTCCCGGAAATGGGGACGGATGACGGTTTGGATCGTTAAAAATACATTATGAATGAAccagggatttttttaaagtttgacaAGTAGTAGTAAGGCGTAACTGAATTTGATTTCTTTTCTATAATGGTTAGTCGCTCACATTCtatatggattttattttcaagTCCCAGCAACTCCTCCGGATTATGGAAAGATTTCTTGACAAGCTTGGCGACAGTTTGGCCCTCCATATCGTTAACCTGTAAAACAGTATATAACAGGTGTAACATATTAGagtttgatatggatgaaatatatggatatgtacaacagtattttaaaattgaaaactttataaTTTACTTTGTTtagtcaaaataaaataaagtttcatttaaaagtAATCTGAAGATTTTCAAATCCCCTggtggactcgaacccgcgatctacaaaTCAGCAGTGGACACGTTATCCGGCCCAGCTACCCAGCTACCCAGCCaggcaatcaaatttaaaaacaataacaagtattgctgatatttatattttcattcatgttttaaaagggcGTTGACCAGCCATTATAATGATGTGGCAAATCTCCTTCAAGATCCAGAGAGGACGATTGGCATAGTCTGCGTATCAGCTTTTTTTCGAAAGTCGAGGAAACTGAAAACTGACCTTTACTGCTGCATCCATGAACCAACCACAGTACTGGGAATAACAGCAGTCATTGGAAAACGTAAATAAAGTGTCCCCTTTGTTATCCACAATCTCAAAACTTGGTCTGCAACAGGATAgtctgaaaatataaaacaagcATTTCTGGCCGTATTCGATATCATTATTACGAACCAAAGATCAAGGGACTTGGATAGGTATAGAGATTGAGTAAACTCCACATAGAGATTCATACAGAATATTGGTGGGAAATGGGATACTATAAAAGTAAATGTTGAAGAGAAGCCTTGTCATTTCTCGCTGTTGCTTTAAAATAATTCTTCTCTTGAATTATATTACTTTATTCAAAAATTGCATGTTACAAACAGACATTGATCAAGCAATCACAAGCTTGAAAACTGTATAAAAGAATCTTAAATCAAATCCAAACCAAGTCCTTAACATGATATGTAAAACATGAACTACCTTTCTCTCACTGATCCGAGGCGTACAGGCCGCGGACAGAAAATGAAGAGTTCGGGGGGATAACAGGAACAAATGCAGCACCCCCTGAAGCTCATTGCATATCGAAACGATCCTAGATCATCTCCGCTAGAGTCCCGCATCACGGAGGCGAAATCTCGTGCTGATCCCAGGCAGGTGCGAAATAAGCAAACGAAAGCTGTTTAAAAATAATACtgttatttatgaaattaatttcatttttgaaaatacatgagggtatgaactgcgacgcttcggTATTCCATGCCGTTAGAATATAGATgtgctatatttatcaagattcagaTTTCAAAAGGAGagatctattattgctctcattaattcaattaatgcgcgcatcaattgaattgaagagagcaataattgaattaatgcgcgcattaaatcaattgttgctctcattaattcatttgatgcgtgcattaattcaattgatgagagcaatagttgatttaataattgaattgatgatatcttcaaataattgtggatatcttcaattatttgagtttatgttaaattggcgctccatagagagagggctaaaataggctatgcctgctgccaAATCCCTTTCACTAATtgtgaataaaattattataaatcAAATCAAGATTCATACAATGGTGATTGTTCACAAATGCactgcattcatgaggaaatggccatcattacaatttgtaaagatatcaatggCAAAacgttggaaatgtaaatatataagtaAAACACATTAAAGAaaccaactttttttttttagaagaggCGCTCTGAACATATATCTTTAGAAGCAtttgcatgtatgtatgtacatagaACGTACCTTCTCTAATTTCAAACAAGGCCTCAGGGGACCCATTCCCATCATGCACTGTGTAAGAACCTCGACCAATACAACATGGAAACACAACTAGGTgtaaaagagaaagaaaaactGAGTTCATTCCATGAGTTCATTAGAAAGTATAACACAAAGTATTGCAAACTACCCTTATTCTCAAGCATTCACCGGAGCTGACCGCGCTGAAATTACTTTCATATTTACTTATATAAGAAATTAACGCATTGCTGGTACATTGAATCGAGTGAACAGAATTGAAACCTACGATCACAAGCTGAAATCACTTGACTGAGGACGATCTTTTCCAGCTCTTCAATAGCCTCTAGTTCGGTGCCAAGTTCCGTAGTTTTCGGAAAGACGCTGGCATTTTCGTTTGGACCTGGATTAGCAGATGGTTGCTGAGTGATTACATTACCATCGTCGTGCACTTTAGCCCTGGACATGTCATACCATGACGGAAGGAAGACGAAGATCGGCTTAGCTTCGAAATTGTTTGTGTTTATAGTTGTTGTTTGACAACAAACGGGAGACAACTCGTATCGGTAAAACctgacatttaaaaaatcagtaAACATGGTATCAGCGAAATAAGATTAATTAAGAAACgatgtatgatatatttatcaaatcaagatttttaaatataaataaatatacacaaTTAAAACTTGTATGAGTTTTCTTGATTGATTTTTGGCATGCAGTATGAGTACCGACAGGCGTTGAGATTTCGGGACACTCGATCAGTATCTTGAAAAGAACGATATCATTTGTAACTAAAAATCTATGAATTTTCATGCACCCTGTATAaccaaatttgaagaaaaagaaagagaaaattaAAATACCAATATGCGACATTCTATTCAAAAGCAACATTTCTAGATCATACGCATTACAATCGTACATTTGTGATTCATTTTCAGTCTACATATGATCTTTAACTATTCTGTACCAAAGGTTTCCTCATTTCCTGTACTGAAATATACTAGTAATGAAATATTCTATATTGAGTAAGTGAGACActtttgataaagatttttgttAACATAAAAGGAAGGCACAAGTCAACTTCCCCACAATCAATAGACGAGCTGCACAGATGGCAGTGTCGGCGTTAGTGGCCGTCCACTTACTgagtatatttatgtacaaagGAAACTGTTTAGAACAGGTaaggaaaatgtaaatatcaaagtaagaaattcattgaaaatctagttttaaaatattattaataAGCCACCCccttttgttttgtgtttttaaagaagaaaaataatggCAATTTAATTTACTGCTTGGAGTTTGAGTTTCCGAGAAAGATATGTGAATCAGAAAAAGAAATCATTTATAACTGTGAACCagaattatatatgtatactttcATGGGGAAACGATTAAATACAGAAATATGCAGATATTCATAATATCAGAGGCATATCTTCCTTTAATGGTTTGTCAGATTAAACAACCACGTGTAGAAAGTGCAGTTCGTAAGAGAAAGGAGCAGTTAAGACGGGATGCACATATAAACATGGAAACGCTAATGTtagtcaaaataattatttttaaagaaaaaatattaaatcccATCTTCGTATTGATTTTGGTCTCTTTTGGTGTGGACCACGGCGTCACATGTTGTGAACGTTCAAACTGGGGGGAAAAAATCAATTGTCCAATGAATACGCAGTTATTAAAAATCAAATCTGCgtcaaatgatttttgttaaGAAAACCTGTATGCATAAGGGTGGTACAATAAAAACTATTTAACTatgataatgattttcatttgaaagctaaattctattcaaaacataaatattaattcatgATTTTTCTGTATCGTGACACATTTCATTTCCTCCCCCCAGGGCAAAGAGAGTACGACGGAGACCCTGTCCGTCATCGTCAACTCCGACACACACAGACAGGCAGACATTATACAGATACTAGATCCACCGAGTGTGTTGCAAGATTCACAAAGACTGCAAATATCGTACCACTGCAACGACAACAACGTGTTGGGGATAGAAGTCATCTCAAAGACAGGGACACTGGGAAAAGTAAAACTATTCCACAAAGCGTGGAAGTgttcaaaaacaaataaaatcaataagatAATGACTGTAACTATGAAATTTCCGAGCCGATACGCGTTTCAACCGGATATTTTTCAACGTAATTATGAATTTTTGTCGGAGACCAAACTTCGCGTGTGGATTTTAGATGAGTGGCAGTGGCAAACGGCAAAACGCCAACACGACGCGTTCATGCGATCGCTTGTGAAGGCCAGTTATGCTGTGGAGTATCCACCGCCATTTTCGAGACGAAGAAGAAAGTTTGAAACTGTGTGTGTGCCATGGAAAACAGAGTTACTTTTTAATATTTCCTTAAAGTTGTTGCCAAAATGCCCATACGAAGAAGGTATAATAACAtttcctttgaaaaatattctctTTTTACAATATATAGATTTTGTTATGAAATGTGTAATTTTTGCAGATACTGTTGAAGTAATCAGGTTCCCCGCTATTATGACCGGACTGTCGTACGGAATTGTCCGAACCTTTCAGCCTTACAGAGACTCGGAACTAGAAACTGGAAGGCAGTCAATGTTACATAACCCAAGGTAGTGTAACCCAGAGTACGGTAACATTGAGTTCCCGGATATTGTGATTTCAATCCCCGTTACgtcaaaattgaaaaatccAAATTCTCAAGGAACGAAGTCTTTGTTCtataatttatatcaaaacaaactaaCAAAcaaatttagattttaaaaaaagaaaaaattatagaaagaaaaaaaagaagacagaTGAAACAGCACTGATGCAGAAAACGTGTGACTCATTAATTAAGAATTGATCCGAGGTAATCGTTAGAATTGTTacaatgaattttgataagtcAGACTCTGAACAAGTCTCAAatatgaaaggggaagatatcgaacagttatcaatctcataactcccataagcaatacaaaacagaaagttgggcaaacacggacctctggacacaccagaggtgggatcagagacctaggaggagtaaacatcccctgtcgaccggtcacacccgccgtgagccctatgtcttcatcaggtaaacggagttatccgtagtcaaactcagtgtgccaagaacggtctaacaatcagtatgaaacacgtcagacagcatttgacccaatgataggttgtattgacaaactagatcgttataacgaccatagaatttgcgaaatgctgactttaatcgagactgttgaaacccctgtaccattaacttgtttgtcagtagcctgcctcgatttaaaaactgaatataTACGCAGAACGacctcttgcatatcgaatcagttgagagatataaacaccatatgcaggtgtcaatggaatattgctacagaaatatgggaatttgacgatggagaagctgaaataatcccatttatcatacagttgagttgtcagtttgccgttaatatctataaaatatcaaagtggacgactctgtggtgtctttaatatcgagctcacaaggatatatcgaatcgatgacatatgaatgaaagttattattgttaatagataacaagaggcccatgggccacatcgctcacctgagtcaccttggcccataagactttccatatatatatttgtatgtaaaaccttagttcctattatggccccaactacccctggaggccacgatttttgcaaacttgaatctacattacgtcagaaagctttcatgtaaatgtcaacttcttggcccaatggttcttgagaagaagatttttaaacatttttcctatatttgtatgtaaaactttgacccccgccacttgtggccccatcctaccccccgggggccatgatttgaacaaacttgaatctgcactatgtcagaaagttttcatgtaaaaatcagcttttctggctaagtggttcctgagaagaagattttaaaagatttttcctatagatttgtatgtaaaactttgatcccctattgtggccccatccaacccacggggcccatgatttgaacaaacttgaatctcagcttttctggctttgtggttcttgagaagaagagttttaaagtttttccctatatatttctatgtaaaactttgatcccccttgtggccccatcctacccccgggggccatgatttgaacaaatttgaatctgcactatgtcagaaagttttcatgtaaaaaacagcttttctgactcagttgttattgagaagaagattttaactctatatttgtatgtaaaactttgataccccttgtggccccacccgacccccaggggccatgatatgaacaaacttgaatctgcattatgacaggaagcttccatgtaaagttgaactcttctggctcaatggttcttgagaagaagattttttaaagatttttcctatataaacacatatataatatgatttcacttagtgtggccccacctgacccctgggggctatgatacgaacaaatctgaatctgcactatgtcataaagctttcatgtaaatttgaactcttctggttcaatggttcttgagaagaagatttttcctatatacacacatataaaatatggtttcccctagtgtggccccacccgaccccgggggccatgatatgaacaaacttgaatctgcattatgtcgggaagtttccatgtaaatttgaactcttctggctcaatggttcttgagaagaagattttaaaagatttttcctatataaataaatataaaatatggtttcccctattgtggcgccatccgacccctgggggccatgatatgaacaaacttgaatctccattatgtAAGCAAACTTCCACGTAAATTTCAACTATACTGgtacagtggttcatgagaagaagatttttaaatgaccccatcctatttttacacttttgtgattatctcccctttgaagaaaACCTGGCtcttaatttgaacaattttgaatttccttcaactaaggatgatttgcattaagtttgaatgaaattggcttactggttctggagaagaagttttttaaaaatgttcagtgtatttttactaatttgctattatctccccttggataagggggttggccctcatttgaacaattttgaatccccttcacccaaggatgatttgtgccaacattggttaagattggtccagtggttttggagaagaagttgaaaatgtaaatgtttaacagacagacggactgacagacagacggacagacgacggacaaaaagcgatcagaaaagctcacttgagctttcagctcaggtgagctaaaaagtcgtcaatatatctaaatgtcgaattgaaggccacagcaagatatgtTTTCTTATCAAGTACAGTAGAAGtttttgattgtatcttgcttaacgtccctctcgagaatttttcactcatatagagacgtcaccaagaccgatgaagaGCTTcaagtttaggcctatgcttggcgtttacagccattaagcagtgagggttctttagcgtgtcacacctactgtgatacgggacatccgtttttaaggtcatatccgaggacccgtgacattcacaccttatgccgaccgtttgacgatggaactgtcactacctgttttaacgacttaggtctgtcgcgacctggattcgaaccccgaccttccgcatgaggggcgaacactctaacatctaggccaccgcggcggttagagaagtttttgaataaattcttctttatatgaatataaaaacaggtcagctaacaaaggagcacaattcgtgcccatgggaattccaacagactgttggaagacctgatcaccaaagaccatgaaggtattgtcaatgaggaactctagcatattttttatttcaacttcagagtacttttgcgtggaatcagagtggtgtttaattaacaaagtaattttttggatgactgatcactagatatgaatatttcctttttccattcttgtcgaagaagcaactgtttatgatgtcaaaaagtctagtctttaatctatcgcgaggaatggtcgtgtaaagtgttgaaaagtcataaattttgatgttgatttgagaaaggttttgcgatttcaagtttaccaaaagttctttagaattatatttagaatccacgtttgatttacaccacttctggcatatgtagtcgcacaataagtttgaagtttctccttcacagctgttttCGTGGGGAGCAAAGATGGgagcttggtagagcacttactggatccaacaatgtatctttgtctgtaagggtttttatgtagtttaggaatccagtataggtatacGAGACTTATATAAAACCATGTATCTATCAAATATTTACTCTCTTTTCAGAATGACCCTGTCTGTGTGGCTGTATGTTTTGGAATACTGCCAGAAAGGACTATGTAGCATCATCGTACGAATGAATAAGATCTCAAGTTATCTGACACCGTTGATTTTTCTTACCAAAGATGGTA is part of the Ostrea edulis chromosome 2, xbOstEdul1.1, whole genome shotgun sequence genome and harbors:
- the LOC125678342 gene encoding uncharacterized protein LOC125678342, which encodes MSRAKVHDDGNVITQQPSANPGPNENASVFPKTTELGTELEAIEELEKIVLSQVISACDLVFPCCIGRGSYTVHDGNGSPEALFEIREAFVCLFRTCLGSARDFASVMRDSSGDDLGSFRYAMSFRGCCICSCYPPELFIFCPRPVRLGSVRERLSCCRPSFEIVDNKGDTLFTFSNDCCYSQYCGWFMDAAVKVNDMEGQTVAKLVKKSFHNPEELLGLENKIHIEFLKKMRAPEKLLVIGAALLLSLKNFENTQRLCC